A genome region from Salvia splendens isolate huo1 chromosome 19, SspV2, whole genome shotgun sequence includes the following:
- the LOC121779158 gene encoding leucine-rich repeat extensin-like protein 3 encodes MKPSHLFLCTIFLLLNVSRATDDDPDLQRRRLLSYQGEPLAVDPRLNIGNPRLRNGYIALQAWKESMLSDPHNITANWIGHDVCNYTGVICWPTPEFPHELTVAGIDLNHGDIAGSLPNELGLLYDLSLIHLNSNRFCGTIPRTFVNMKRLHELDLSNNRFAGTFPRVMLQLPSLRYLDIRFNEFEGELPRKLFELDLDAIFVNNNRFSSALPDNIGKSRVSVIVLANNNFRGCVPAGLGEMGETLNELILINTGLSSCFPSEISKLKNLTVLDLSNNQIVGELPRAIGEMNMLEQLNVAHNMMSGKIADQICEIPNLDNFVYDNNFFSEGSASCPKLPKFADKMNCLKERPNQRSALECQRFLARPVNCDGFKCNHSKTEPPPKVVPCAPPQPPPAQTSLPPPNKPQPAPSPQPPSPPPPKPSSPPPEAQPPALNPTTPMCPCQQPSNPPTNH; translated from the coding sequence ATGAAACCTTCTCACTTGTTCCTCTGCACCATCTTCCTCCTTCTCAACGTCTCCCGAGCCACAGACGATGATCCGGACCTCCAGAGACGACGCCTCCTGTCCTACCAAGGCGAGCCTCTAGCAGTCGATCCCAGGCTCAATATCGGCAACCCTAGGCTAAGGAACGGCTACATTGCACTCCAAGCTTGGAAAGAATCCATGCTCTCTGATCCACACAACATCACTGCCAACTGGATCGGACACGACGTTTGCAACTACACCGGTGTCATCTGCTGGCCCACGCCCGAGTTCCCACACGAGCTCACGGTCGCAGGCATTGATCTCAACCACGGAGACATAGCCGGGAGCCTCCCCAACGAGCTAGGCCTTCTCTACGACCTCTCCTTGATCCACTTAAACTCGAACAGATTCTGTGGGACCATTCCACGGACTTTTGTCAACATGAAGCGCCTCCACGAGCTGGACCTCAGCAACAACCGCTTTGCAGGGACGTTCCCTAGAGTCATGCTCCAGCTACCGAGCCTGAGGTACCTAGACATCCGCTTCAACGAATTCGAAGGCGAACTCCCAAGAAAGCTCTTTGAGTTAGACCTTGATGCCATATTTGTCAACAACAACAGATTCTCCTCTGCTTTACCTGACAATATTGGCAAGTCGCGCGTTTCTGTGATCGTCCTGGCTAACAACAACTTCCGAGGGTGCGTTCCAGCTGGATTAGGCGAGATGGGAGAGACGTTGAACGAGCTAATCCTCATAAACACTGGTCTTTCGTCGTGCTTCCCAAGTGAAATATCGAAGCTGAAGAACTTGACAGTGCTGGACTTGAGCAATAACCAGATCGTTGGTGAGTTGCCTCGTGCAATCGGGGAAATGAACATGTTGGAGCAACTTAACGTGGCACACAACATGATGTCCGGAAAGATAGCTGACCAGATATGTGAGATTCCGAACTTGGATAACTTTGTGTACGACAACAACTTCTTCTCGGAAGGGTCTGCTTCGTGCCCAAAGCTGCCTAAGTTTGCTGACAAGATGAACTGTTTGAAGGAGAGGCCGAACCAGAGATCCGCGTTGGAGTGCCAAAGGTTCTTGGCTCGACCGGTTAACTGTGATGGCTTCAAATGCAATCATTCCAAAACAGAACCGCCACCTAAGGTGGTGCCATGTGCACCCCCACAACCACCCCCCGCTCAGACATCTCTGCCTCCACCTAACAAGCCACAGCCCGCGCCATCACCACaaccaccatcaccaccaccaccaaaacCATCATCACCACCACCAGAAGCTCAGCCTCCTGCTCTTAACCCTACAACACCAATGTGTCCGTGCCAACAACCATCAAATCCACCAACAAATCATTGA
- the LOC121779159 gene encoding uncharacterized protein LOC121779159: MPRRVKEEEKVEMIIRGLLKQPDNRRCINCNALGAQYVCTTFWTFVCTNCSGVHREFNHRVKSVSLAKFSDEEIMSLQAGGNERAKQIYFKSWDPYHKSYPNSSNLERLREFVKSVYIDRKYAGENSSNKLQMAQSEPRNALCEWPSERSRWGRRDDYVGRSPGSSSCGRDEFRDHSLFERSFSSGGLNLKDFLEERSPINSHVMPRSISHRSRSTHFEIIDDRFRDDGGVKRYERNSGSGGRSPCSIRSTSSVSPVNSFLGGKSPDLRVVALDDHKASPSGHEKVVAAAASKEKENEAANSTSLIDFLDAKPPKANEQVASETSNESRSIVPMNSVEALLFELSDPTPSSPASASQMSLAVATVNSANNATDVETEEAPGVPDCPEPLALTVMKSDQTLHRDVTNHVMQHVHTHHIMPPNTTIQSASSVESSLNEQGCRSLAPDDLRRTKSVSNVQSLRAANTSPCSRKEIPENLFSSGFVSFNPAVVGWQMHLPHGGMQFHHHPALHVATYQNPLRPRNPFDIDDDDRIQIQAATFMAMSPLHGAHPNMLNPAASQPQPSPYYLSPQSYMTPYGMNMPQVPEAYMAQLPNNMLLARPEGNGNFGTSEDAFASLNPITRSLPSSPLPRGNPFL; encoded by the exons CAACGCGTTG GGGGCGCAGTATGTCTGCACGACTTTCTGGACATTCGTCTGCACCAATTGCAGCGGAGTACA CCGGGAATTCAATCATCGCGTAAAATCAGTGTCACTGGCAAAATTCAGTGATGAAGAAATCATGTCTCTTCAAGCTGGAGGAAATGAG AGGGCAAAGCAAATTTACTTCAAAAGTTGGGATCCTTACCACAAGTCTTATCCTAACAGCAG TAATCTTGAGAGGCTTCGAGAGTTTGTGAAAAGCGTTTACATTGATAGAAAGTATGCCGGTGAGAATAGCTCCAACAAGCTACAAATGGCCCAATCA GAACCAAGAAACGCCTTGTGTGAGTGGCCGTCTGAGAGGTCTCGTTGGGGTAGAAGGGATGACTATGTGGGGAGGTCTCCGGGTAGCAGTAGCTGTGGCAGAGACGAGTTTCGTGACCACAGTTTATTCGAGAGATCTTTTTCATCTGGAGGGTTGAATTTGAAGGATTTCTTGGAGGAAAGAAGTCCAATAAACAGCCATGTGATGCCAAGGTCTATCAGCCACAGGAGCCGTTCCACTCATTTCGAGATAATTGATGACAGGTTTCGAGATGATGGGGGCGTGAAACGCTACGAGAGGAACTCTGGCTCTGGAGGCAGGTCACCTTGCTCTATAAGGAGCACGTCAAGTGTCTCCCCTGTCAACTCGTTTTTGGGAGGCAAATCACCCGATCTACGAGTAGTTGCACTCGATGATCATAAGGCCTCTCCTAGTGGTCACGAG AAGGTAGTTGCTGCTGCTGCCTCTAAAGAGAAGGAAAACGAGGCAGCAAATTCAACCAGCTTGATCGATTTTCTTGATGCAAAACCACCCAAGGCTAATGAGCAAGTGGCTTCAGAAACTAGCAATGAAAGCAGAAGCATTGTTCCTATGAATTCAGTTGAGGCTTTGCTGTTTGAACTGTCGGATCCCACGCCTTCGTCTCCAGCTAGTGCCTCCCAAATGTCTCTTGCAGTTGCAACTGTGAACAGCGCGAATAATGCTACTGATGTCGAGACAGAAGAAGCACCCGGGGTACCTGACTGCCCTGAACCTCTTGCTCTCACTGTCATGAAAAGTGACCAAACGTTGCATAGAGACGTCACCAATCATGTGATGCAACATGTCCACACACATCATATAATGCCTCCCAACACTACTATACAAAGCGCTTCATCAGTCGAATCTTCATTGAATGAG CAAGGGTGCAGATCACTTGCACCGGATGATCTGAGGCGAACGAAGAGCGTTTCAAACGTGCAATCATTAAGAGCTGCCAATACTTCACCTTGTTCTAGGAAGGAAATCCCAGAG AATCTTTTCAGTTCGGGTTTCGTCTCGTTCAATCCAGCAGTCGTTGGATGGCAGATGCATCTGCCTCATGGAGGAATGCAATTCCATCATCATCCTGCACTG CATGTGGCCACGTATCAGAATCCCCTGAGACCAAGGAATCCCTTTGACATTGATGATGATGACAGAATCCAAATTCAAGCAGCAACA TTCATGGCCATGTCACCGTTGCACGGAGCTCATCCAAACATGTTGAATCCAGCAGCTTCACAGCCTCAGCCTTCACCTTATTATCTATCTCCTCAATCATACATGACCCCATATGGCATGAACATGCCTCAAG TTCCTGAAGCTTACATGGCGCAGCTTCCAAACAACATGCTTCTTGCAAG GCCAGAAGGGAATGGCAACTTTGGCACAAGTGAAGACGCCTTTGCTTCCCTGAATCCGATCACACGCTCCTTGCCTAGTTCTCCATTGCCACGAGGAAATCCTTTCTTATGA